ATATCAATTTTGGTTAGGTGAGGGTGGCTATATCCCTCATCAAGCTCTCATGCAACAAATTCAGCAACAAGCTGAGGTAAATGAAGAGCTTAAAGAACGAAACCGTATTTTGGCAGCAGAGGTTTTTGACCTGAAAAATGGTACAGAAGCAATAGAAGAACATGCCCGCCTTGATCTTGGTTTGGTTAAACCTCACGAGACATTTGTGCAAATGAGTACAATCAGTACCCATTACAAGCCTATTTATATTGACCCGAACGCTAAAGTTGATTTGGAAACGAATGAGACACCTGCATCCCCAGATATCCCAGACTAAATTATGGGCAGTGATTCCAGCTGCAGGATCAGGAAGTCGTTTTTCTAAAACTGAATTGAAACAGTATCAATATATTCAGAATAGGACTGTTTTAGAACATACGATTGGCCGTATAAGCCAACTTCCGTTAAATGGTTATGTTTTAGCAATTGGTACACAAGATACCTTTGCTCAAACTCTAGCATTTCAAAATATAGATAAGGCGCATTTTTGCATTGGTGGAGCTGAGCGAGTCCATTCAGTGTTAAATGCGTTAAATCATCTTTTAAATTTTGCCGATGAAAATGATTGGGTTCTTGTGCATGATGCGGCTCGCCCTTGTGTAACAATTGATTGTTTAAATGCACTTGTGGCAAAGGTAATTGAATCAAATGAGAGTGCTATTTTAGCAATTCCTGTTCGCGATACTTTAAAGCAGGTTAAATCAGGCAATCAAATTGATAAAACAGTTAGCCGAGATTTATTATGGCAAGCTCAAACTCCTCAAATTACCAAAATCGGTAAACTAAAAAAAGCAATTGAATATGCTTTAGAAAATGACGTTACTATTACCGATGAGGCAAGTGCACTCGAGTATATGGGTGAAACTGTACAGGTCGTAATGGGGCGTTCGGATAATATAAAAATTACCTATCCCGATGATTTAGAACTGGCGCGTTTGATTCTTCAATCTCAGTCTTAATTCTCTTATTTTTAACTTGCTTGGATGATTTGTTCATCTAAGCAAGTTTTCTACATATCTATTTATAACAACTCATATTCTTTTACATTGATACGTTTTAGGATTTATCAACATCGGACAACTACATTAGATAATGTTCGATCATCGAACAAAAAATATTTATACCGAACAAAACCATGGTTTGATAACTAGATCAAATTACAAAAATTATCAAGAATGTTTAAAAGGAAATCTAAGGGAAACACTCGGGATTGGGTGAAATATCTATCTGTTCATTCTACCTCGTTGTGCCTAAATCTTTTATCTATTTCTTCCTGAATGAGCACAATGGAGTTGTCTAATGATTGACAAAAGTAAGTCCTCTCTTAGCGAGGTACTATCGCAGATTAAAGATGGTGCAACCATTCTGATTGGTGGTTTTGGTACCGCAGGACAACCCGCTGAACTCATTGACGGACTCATTGAACTGGGTATTAAAGATTTAACGATTGTCAGCAATAACGCCGGTAATGGCGATTATGGTCTGGCTAAACTGCTTAAAGCTGGTTCGGTTAAAAAAGTAATCTGTTCTTTCCCACGTCAGGCAGACTCTTATGTGTTTGATGAACTGTACCGTGCTGGAAAGGTTGAGCTTGAAGTGGTACCGCAAGGTAATCTGGCTTGCCGTATTCAGGCAGCCGGTATGGGATTAGGTGCTGTGTTTACCCCAACAGGCTTTGGAACACTTTTAGCTGAAGGCAAAGAAACCCGCCAGATTGATGGTAAAGACTATGTACTCGAATATCCAATTAAGGCTGACTTTGCCTTGATTAAAGCTTACAAAGGCGACCGCTGGGGTAATCTGGTTTACCGTAAATCTGCACGTAACTTTGGCCCAATTATGGCCATGGCAGCGGATGTAACCATTGTTCAGGTTTCTGAAGTGGTTGAGCTAGGTGGATTAGATCCAGAGCACATCATCACCCCAGGTATCTTTGTACAGCATGTTGTACAAGTACAGCCCGCACAATAAGCAATAAGGAGAAATAACATGAGCTACCAGAAACTCAGCCGTGACCAGATTGCAAAACGTGTGGCACAAGATATTCCAGATGGTGCCTATGTGAATTTGGGCATTGGTTTACCAACCAAGATTGCAAGCTACTTACCTAACGATAAAGATATTTTCCTTCATTCTGAAAATGGTCTATTGGCTTTTGGCCCACCACCAGCGGCAGGTGAAGAAGACCCTGAACTGATTAATGCAGGTAAAGAGTTTGTGACCATGCTTGAAGGCGGTAGCTTTTTCCACCATGGCGATTCATTTGCGATGATGCGTGGTGGTCACCTTGATATTGCAGTGCTGGGTGCATTTCAGGTTGCAGCGAATGGTGACTTGGCGAACTGGCACACGGGTGCACCGGATGCAATTCCTGCGGTGGGTGGTGCGATGGATTTGGCTGTAGGTGCTAAAAAAGTTTTTATCACCACAGACCATGTGACCAAGCAAGGTGAACCGAAGATTGTGGCTGAGCTGAGCTATCCAGTAACTGGAAAAAACTGCGTTGACCGTATTTACACAGACCTGTGTGTGATTGATGTGACTAAAGATGGTTTAAAGGTGCTTGAGAAGGTGGAAGGTCTTAGCTTTGATGAGTTACAGGCTTTAACGGGTGCAACTTTGATTGATGCGACTCAAGGGTAAGGGAATAGGGAAATGACATTAAAAAACGCTTATATCATCGATGCCATCCGTACTCCATTCGGCCGTTATGCCGGTGGTCTTGCACCTGTCCGTGCCGATGACCTTGGCGCTGTGCCGATTAAAGCACTCATGCAGCGTAACCCGAATGTAGATTGGGAACAGGTCGATGATGTGATCTATGGCTGTGCTAACCAAGCTGGTGAAGATAACCGTAACGTCGGCCGTATGTCAGCACTACTTGCAGGTTTACCATATCAAGTGCCAGCAACCACCATTAACCGTTTGTGTGGTTCTTCACTCGATGCGATTGCTATTGCTGCCCGTGCTATTAAAGCAGGTGAAGCGAACTTGGTGATTGCAGGTGGTGTGGAAAGCATGAGCCGTGCACCTTATGTGATGGGTAAGTCTGACAGTGCTTTTGGCCGTAGCCAAAAGATTGAAGACACCACCATGGGCTGGCGTTTCATTAACCCTAAACTTAAAGAATTATATGGTGTAGACACCATGCCCCAGACTGCCGAAAACGTGGCTGAACAGTTTAACGTTAATCGTGCAGATCAGGACCAGTTTGCCTTGGTAAGCCAACAACGCACCGCAAGCGCGCAAGCCAAAGGCTTTTTTTCTAAAGAAATCGTGGCAGTTGAAATCCCTCAGCGTAAGGGTGATGCTGTTGTGATTGATACCGATGAACATCCACGTGCATCAACCACGCTTGAAGCTTTAAGCAAACTTAAACCTGTGGTTAAAGCAGATGGTTCTGTGACTGCGGGTAATGCTTCAGGTATTAATGATGGTGCTGCGGCTCTGCTGATTGCTTCTGATGATGCAGTTCAAGCCTACAACCTCAAACCGCGTGGCAAGATCATTGCTTCAACAGCAGTGGGTGTAGAACCGCGCATTATGGGTTTTGCTCCAGCACCAGCCATTAAAAAATTACTTAAACAAGCCAACCTGACTTTAGATCAGATGGATGTGATTGAGTTAAATGAAGCCTTTGCTGCACAAGCTTTGGCAGTGACTCGTGATTTAGATTTGCCAGATGATTCTAACAAGGTGAATCCAAACGGTGGTGCAATTGCATTGGGCCATCCACTGGGTGCATCAGGTGCACGCTTAGTCACTACAGCTTTAAACCAACTTGAACAAACAGGCGGCCGTTATGCTTTATGTTCAATGTGTATTGGTGTGGGCCAAGGCATCGCATTGATTATTGAGAGAGTCTAATCATGAGCCAGTTATATGCCAGCTTGTTTTATCAAAAAGATGTCACTGACATTTTTAGTGATTCATCTTTAATCGCATACATGATTCAGGTTGAAGTTGCGTTAGCTCAAGCACAGGCAAAAGTTGGCGTGATTCCTCAAGATGCGGCTAATACCATTGCCCAAGTAGCTGAGCAGGCAATAGAAAAGTTTGACTTTTCAGCGTTGGCTGTAGCAACTGGCTTAGCTGGAAATATCGCAATTCCATTTGTAAAACAACTTACGGCAATTGTGAAAGATGTGGATGAAGATGCTTCACGTTATGTGCATTGGGGAGCAACGAGTCAGGATATTTTAGACACAGCTTGTATTTTGCAATGCCGTGATGCGTTAAACATTGTGGAAGCACAACTTCAACAGTGCTACACCGCTGCATTACAACAAGCTAAGCAATATCGCTATCAAGTCATGATTGGGCGTACATGGTTGCAGCAAGCTTTACCAATTACTTTAGGGCATAAGCTTGCTCGCTGGGCTTCTGCATTTAAACGTGATTTAGATCGTATCCAAGCAATGAAATCACGTGTACTCACTGCTCAGTTAGGCGGTGCTGTGGGTTCATTAGCTTCTTTGCAAGATCAAGGTTCACTTGTGGTCAGTGTATTTGCTCAGCAGTTGAATCTGACTGTACCGACAAGTACATGGCATGGTGAGCGTGATCGCATTGTAGAAATCGCAAGTGTGCTCGGCATCATTGTCGGGAATACGGGCAAGATGGCACGTGATTGGTCACTCATGATGCAAACCGAAATTGCAGAATTGTTTGAACCAACAGCAAAGGGTCGTGGTGGTTCATCGACCATGCCGCATAAGCGTAATCCAGTCGCAGCAGCTTCAGTACTTGCAGCAGCGAATCGTGTACCAGCACTTATGTCTAGCATCTATCAAAGTATGGTGCAGGAACATGAGCGTAGCTTAGGCGCATGGCATGCAGAATGGTTAGCAATCCCTGAAATTTTTCAGCTTTGTGCTGGAGCATTAAGTCGTACTGACGAAGTTTTACAAGGTTTCGAAGTTAATGCTGAGCATATGCAGCAGAACCTTGACTGTACCAACGGGTTGATTATGGCGGAAGCTGTGATGATGGCGCTTGCTCCAAAAATTGGACGTTTAAATGCACATCATGTTGTTGAAGCAGCTTGTAAAACAGCCGTGGCTCAAAAGCAGCATTTATCTGAGGTTGTTAGTCAGTTAGATGAAGTAAAAGAACATTTTAGCCCAACAGAAATTTTGGAAATATTTAAAGCAGAAAACTATTTGGGCAACATTCAAGCTCAAATTGATGCTGTTCTGCAAGAAGCACAAGGAGGAGACATAAAGTGAAACAGCTTATAACCAATCGACAAGGTAAGCAGCTCGCTGTATATACCGACGGATTAAAAGATGCTCCAGCACTTGTGCTATCTAACTCGTTAGGAACAGATCATGGAATGTGGCAGCCGCAAGTAGATGAGCTTAAAAGTCATTTTAATGTCATTACATACGATACACGTGGTCATGGCGAAAGTGATGTGATCGCTGAATCATCTTTACAAAATTTAGGTGAAGATGTTGCTGATATTTTAGATGCCTTAAATATTGAAAAAGCTCATTTTTGTGGCATTTCAATGGGCGGAATTACAGGGCTTTGGTTGGGTGTTCATTATCCAGAGCGCTTTCTAAGCATTACTGTCGCGAACTCGGCAGCTAAAATTGGTCAAGCTGAAGCTTGGTTGAGTCGCGCAGAGTCAGTAGAACAAAATGGACTGGCTGAATTGGTTAAAACCACGCACACACGTTGGTTTAGCGAAAAATTCGACTATCAACATAATGTGGTTGCACAAACGACGATTCAAAGTCTGGCAAACACACCAGCACAAGGTTATGCCAATGCATGTCGTGCTTTAGCTCATGCTGATTTAAGAGATGAAATTACGCAAATCCAAGTTCCAGTATTGCTAATTGCAGGAACAGCAGATCCAGTGACGACAGTAGCAGATGCTGAGTTTATGCAGAATGCTATCAAGAATAGTCAAATTGCTAAATTGGAAGCATCTCATCTTTCTAATATTGAGCAACCGCAAAGATTTACTCAGGAATTGACTAGGTTTATTCAACAAATCTAAGAGCTTAGTCGTTTAAAAGGAATTGGCCTTAAGGAGGCAAATATGGCGTCTCAGGATTACGCTGCACCAAATAAAAGTATCGATGCTCAAGCATTGATTAATGATGCTCCACTTAGTAAGTATCAATGGATGATCGCAATCATCTGTTTCTTAATTATTTTTACTGATGGTATCGATACTGCTGCAATGGGTTTTATCGCTCCAGCTTTGGCTCAAGATTGGGGTGTTGATCGCTCTCAGTTAGGCCCAGTGATGAGTGCTGCACTTGGTGGGATGATTATTGGGGCTTTGGTGTCTGGCCCAACAGCTGATCGGTTCGGTCGCAAAATTGTTTTGGCCGTTTCAATGCTGATTTTTGGTGGTTTCACTTTGGCATCAGCTTACGCAACCAACTTAGATAGCCTTGTCGTTTTACGCTTTTTGACAGGTATTGGCTTGGGTGCAGCTATGCCAAATGCCACCACATTATTTTCTGAATACTGTCCAACACGCATTCGTTCATTACTCGTGACATGCATGTTCTGTGGCTACAACTTAGGTATGGCAACAGGTGGCTTTATTAGTAGCTGGCTTATCCCGACCTATGGTTGGCACAGTCTATTTTTACTTGGCGGTTGGTCACCTTTGATCTTAATGGTTTTAGTGATTTTTGTCTTACCTGAGTCTTACCGCTTTTTAATTGTTAAAGGTAAGAACCCTGAAAAAGTACGCAAAATCTTAAATCATATCGCACCAACTCAAGTTCAAAATGCGACTGCATTTCACGTACCTGAAGAGAAAACTGAAACAGCTCAAAAGAAAAATGTCTTTGGAATTATGTTTTCTAAACCATATGCAAAAGGAACACTTTTACTTTGGTTGACCTATTTCATGGGCTTGGTTGTTGTTTACTTGCTTACAAGCTGGTTACCGACACTTATGCGTGAAACTGGTGCTTCAATGGAGCGTGCTGCATTTATTGGTGGTTTGTTCCAGTTTGGTGGTGTGGTGAGTGCATTGTTCATTGGTTGGGCGATGGACAAATTTAACCCGAACCGAGTCATTGCCATTTTCTACTTTGCTGCGGGTCTATTTGCGATTGCTGTGGGTCAAAGCTTAGGAAACTCAACATTACTTGCTGTATTGGTTCTTTGCGCAGGTATCGCGATTAATGGTGCGCAATCTTCAATGCCAGCTTTAAGTGCTCGTTTCTATCCAACGCAGTGCCGTGCAACGGGTGTGTCTTGGATGACAGGTATTGGACGTTTCGGTGCGGTATTTGGTGCTTGGATTGGTGCCGTATTACTCGGTAATGATTGGTCGTTTACTGCCATTCTCAGTTTATTACTAATTCCAGCGACTGCTGCGGCTGTTGCTGTATTTGTTAAATCACTTGTTGCGCATACCGATGCAACTTAATAGAGGTCTATCACAATGAATGATGAACAACGCTATAAACAAGGCATTGAGGTGCGGACTGAAGTTTTGGGTGAAAAGCATGTTGGTCGGTCTTTGCAAAACTTAAATGACTTTAACCAAGATTTTCAAAACTTTATTAGCCGTTATGCATGGGGTGAAGTGTGGTCTCGTCCGGGCCTACCGCGTCATACACGTAGTTTAGTGACGATCGCAATTTTATTGGCGCTTGGCCGCGAAGATGAACTACGCATGCATTTACGTGCTTGTTTCAATAATGGTGTAACTAAAGAAGATTTAAAAGAGTTGATCTTACATAGCTCACTCTATGCAGGTTTACCTGCTGCAAATGCTGCAATGCATATGGCCGAAGAAGTCTTTAAAGAGTTGGGAATAGAAGTCAACTCAGTTGCAGCAAAAGAACAGGATTAAGGAGATAAAGATGTCACAACATAGCTGGGGTGCTTACGCCCAACGTAATACAGAAGACCATCCACCTGCATATGCGACAGGTTATAAGACAAGTGTTTTACGTTCGCCAAAAAATGCATTGATTTCTATTAATGAGACTTTAACTGAAGTTACTTCACCGCATTTTTCTTCAAACCTATTTGGTCCAAAAGATAACGATTTGATTTTGAACTATGCCAAAGATGGTTTACCAATTGGTGAGCGTGTCATTGTTCATGGTTATGTCCGTGACCAGTTTGGTCGTCCTGTAAAAAATGCACTTTTAGAAGTATGGCAGGCCAATGCTTCTGGTCGTTATCGCCATCCAAACGATAAGTTTATTGGTGCAATGGACCCTAACTTCGGTGGTTGTGGTCGTACATTAACTGACGAAAATGGTTTTTATATTTTCCGTACCATTAAACCAGGTCCATATCCGTGGCGTAACCGTATTAATGAATGGCGCCCAGCTCATATCCACTTCTCTTTAATTGCTGATGGTTGGGCTCAGCGCCTAATTTCGCAGTTTTATTTTGAAGGAGATACATTAATTGACACTTGCCCGATTTTAAAAACGATTCCTTCTGAAGATCAACGTCGTGCACTGATTGCACTAGAAGATAAAAACAACTTTATCGAAGCAGATAGCCGTTGTTACCGTTTTGACATCACTTTACGTGGTCGTCGAGCGACTTACTTCGAAAATGATTTGACTTAATCGGGAGCACGAGCATGAATAACTGGAATTTTCAGGAATTAAAAGAAACTCCATCTCAAACAGGTGGTCCTTACGTCCACATTGGTTTATTGCCACAACAAGCAAATATTGAAGTGTTTGAAAACAACTTTAATAACCAGTTAGTACAAGACCAAACTAAAGGCGAGCGTATTCGTCTTGAAGGTCAAGTATTTGACGGATTAGGTTTACCGCTGCGCGACGTGCTGATCGAGATTTGGCAAGCCGATGCGAATGGTATTTACCCAAGTCAGGCAGATACGCGTGAGCAAAAAGCTGATCCTGCATTTCAGGGTTGGGGCCGTACTGGTGCTGACTTTGAAACAGGTATCTGGAGCTTCAATACAATTAAGCCGGGTGCTACAGCAGGTCGCAAAGGTTCAACTCAGGCGCCTCATATTGCATTAGTGATTTTCGCTCGCGGTATTAACTTAGGTCTTCACACACGTGTTTATTTTGAAGATGAAGCCGAAGCAAATGGCAATGATGCAATTCTAAATAGCATTGAATGGGCACCTCGTCGCCAAACTCTTATTGCAAAACGCTTTGAAGAAAATGGTGAAATTGTTTACCGCTTTGACATTCGTATTCAAGGCGATGACGAAACTGTATTTTTTGATATTTAAGAAGTACCTAAGGCTACACATGATCGGCCATGGATGCGTGTAGCCTTTTTTAGGATGAATGATATGAACATGAAAACATTATTAAGCTTAAGTTTGCTTGCACTCCCATTTTTTACAGCACAGGCAAATGCTGAACCTGTTGCTTTAGCTACTCAAACACAATCTGCGACTACAGCTGTTAAAACAATTGTTCCGATTACAGCAAAAACCAAAGAACAAGCTTTAGCGCAAGCTCAAGTCATTGCAAATACAGCAGATGCTGATTTGGCAGAGTTTCGTATCGATTTACTCAGTTTTGCGAGTGATACAAAACAAGTGATTGCCTTGGGTCATGAATTGAAAAAGATTTTAGGCAATAAACCAATGATTGCCACAATTCGTACCAAAAACGAAGGCGGTCAGCTTGAAATTAGCGATGCTGATTATGGCAAGACATATCAGGCTTATTTAAAAAATCCGTTCATGGACTGGTTAGATGTTGAAATGTTCCGTGATCAAAAAGTAGTTTCAGAGATTGTTCAAAAAGCACATCAAAAGAAAGTATTAGTGGTGATGTCTAATCATGACTTCCAAAAAACACCAAGCCAAGATGAAATTGAAAAACGCTTGTTAAAACAAGATCAAATGGGCGCAGATATTCTAAAAATTGCCGTAATGCCAAAATCTAAACAAGACGTTTTCACTTTAATGAACGCGACTTTAAAAGTAAGTCAGCAAACCACTAAACCATTGTTGACGATGTCGATGGGGCAATTAGGTACGATTTCTCGTGTTGCCACAGCCAATATGGGGGGAAGTTATAGTTTTGGCATGATTGGCGAGGCGTCAGCACCGGGCCAAATTGATGTGACCAAGCTCAAACAGATTCTAAAAATCGTTCAACCAACAAACCCATAAATCATAAGGACATGATGAAATGAATACATTACGTTTAACTACTCTTGCATTAGGTTTGATGGTTTCAGGAATGGCCGCGGCACAAACTTATGTTGTTGACCGTTATCAAGACGATAGCAATAAAGGTTCTTTACGCTGGGCAATTGAACAAGCCAATGCAAATTCAAGCGAAGCAAGCGAAATTTTGATTCAGGCTGTAGGCAAAGCACCTTATGCAATCAAATTAAACAGCGCGCTTCCTGAAATTAAAGCACCCGTCAAAATCATTGGTACCGAATGGGATAAAACCGGTGAATATATCGCAATTGATGGTTCAAATTATATTAAAGGTGAAGGGGCAAAAGCTTGCC
This region of Acinetobacter sp. XS-4 genomic DNA includes:
- the pcaC gene encoding 4-carboxymuconolactone decarboxylase: MNDEQRYKQGIEVRTEVLGEKHVGRSLQNLNDFNQDFQNFISRYAWGEVWSRPGLPRHTRSLVTIAILLALGREDELRMHLRACFNNGVTKEDLKELILHSSLYAGLPAANAAMHMAEEVFKELGIEVNSVAAKEQD
- the pcaF gene encoding 3-oxoadipyl-CoA thiolase; amino-acid sequence: MTLKNAYIIDAIRTPFGRYAGGLAPVRADDLGAVPIKALMQRNPNVDWEQVDDVIYGCANQAGEDNRNVGRMSALLAGLPYQVPATTINRLCGSSLDAIAIAARAIKAGEANLVIAGGVESMSRAPYVMGKSDSAFGRSQKIEDTTMGWRFINPKLKELYGVDTMPQTAENVAEQFNVNRADQDQFALVSQQRTASAQAKGFFSKEIVAVEIPQRKGDAVVIDTDEHPRASTTLEALSKLKPVVKADGSVTAGNASGINDGAAALLIASDDAVQAYNLKPRGKIIASTAVGVEPRIMGFAPAPAIKKLLKQANLTLDQMDVIELNEAFAAQALAVTRDLDLPDDSNKVNPNGGAIALGHPLGASGARLVTTALNQLEQTGGRYALCSMCIGVGQGIALIIERV
- the pcaD gene encoding 3-oxoadipate enol-lactonase codes for the protein MKQLITNRQGKQLAVYTDGLKDAPALVLSNSLGTDHGMWQPQVDELKSHFNVITYDTRGHGESDVIAESSLQNLGEDVADILDALNIEKAHFCGISMGGITGLWLGVHYPERFLSITVANSAAKIGQAEAWLSRAESVEQNGLAELVKTTHTRWFSEKFDYQHNVVAQTTIQSLANTPAQGYANACRALAHADLRDEITQIQVPVLLIAGTADPVTTVADAEFMQNAIKNSQIAKLEASHLSNIEQPQRFTQELTRFIQQI
- a CDS encoding 3-oxoacid CoA-transferase subunit B; this translates as MSYQKLSRDQIAKRVAQDIPDGAYVNLGIGLPTKIASYLPNDKDIFLHSENGLLAFGPPPAAGEEDPELINAGKEFVTMLEGGSFFHHGDSFAMMRGGHLDIAVLGAFQVAANGDLANWHTGAPDAIPAVGGAMDLAVGAKKVFITTDHVTKQGEPKIVAELSYPVTGKNCVDRIYTDLCVIDVTKDGLKVLEKVEGLSFDELQALTGATLIDATQG
- the pcaH gene encoding protocatechuate 3,4-dioxygenase subunit beta, which codes for MSQHSWGAYAQRNTEDHPPAYATGYKTSVLRSPKNALISINETLTEVTSPHFSSNLFGPKDNDLILNYAKDGLPIGERVIVHGYVRDQFGRPVKNALLEVWQANASGRYRHPNDKFIGAMDPNFGGCGRTLTDENGFYIFRTIKPGPYPWRNRINEWRPAHIHFSLIADGWAQRLISQFYFEGDTLIDTCPILKTIPSEDQRRALIALEDKNNFIEADSRCYRFDITLRGRRATYFENDLT
- the pcaG gene encoding protocatechuate 3,4-dioxygenase subunit alpha, whose product is MNNWNFQELKETPSQTGGPYVHIGLLPQQANIEVFENNFNNQLVQDQTKGERIRLEGQVFDGLGLPLRDVLIEIWQADANGIYPSQADTREQKADPAFQGWGRTGADFETGIWSFNTIKPGATAGRKGSTQAPHIALVIFARGINLGLHTRVYFEDEAEANGNDAILNSIEWAPRRQTLIAKRFEENGEIVYRFDIRIQGDDETVFFDI
- a CDS encoding 3-oxoacid CoA-transferase subunit A, which produces MIDKSKSSLSEVLSQIKDGATILIGGFGTAGQPAELIDGLIELGIKDLTIVSNNAGNGDYGLAKLLKAGSVKKVICSFPRQADSYVFDELYRAGKVELEVVPQGNLACRIQAAGMGLGAVFTPTGFGTLLAEGKETRQIDGKDYVLEYPIKADFALIKAYKGDRWGNLVYRKSARNFGPIMAMAADVTIVQVSEVVELGGLDPEHIITPGIFVQHVVQVQPAQ
- the pcaB gene encoding 3-carboxy-cis,cis-muconate cycloisomerase; the encoded protein is MSQLYASLFYQKDVTDIFSDSSLIAYMIQVEVALAQAQAKVGVIPQDAANTIAQVAEQAIEKFDFSALAVATGLAGNIAIPFVKQLTAIVKDVDEDASRYVHWGATSQDILDTACILQCRDALNIVEAQLQQCYTAALQQAKQYRYQVMIGRTWLQQALPITLGHKLARWASAFKRDLDRIQAMKSRVLTAQLGGAVGSLASLQDQGSLVVSVFAQQLNLTVPTSTWHGERDRIVEIASVLGIIVGNTGKMARDWSLMMQTEIAELFEPTAKGRGGSSTMPHKRNPVAAASVLAAANRVPALMSSIYQSMVQEHERSLGAWHAEWLAIPEIFQLCAGALSRTDEVLQGFEVNAEHMQQNLDCTNGLIMAEAVMMALAPKIGRLNAHHVVEAACKTAVAQKQHLSEVVSQLDEVKEHFSPTEILEIFKAENYLGNIQAQIDAVLQEAQGGDIK
- the aroD gene encoding type I 3-dehydroquinate dehydratase translates to MKTLLSLSLLALPFFTAQANAEPVALATQTQSATTAVKTIVPITAKTKEQALAQAQVIANTADADLAEFRIDLLSFASDTKQVIALGHELKKILGNKPMIATIRTKNEGGQLEISDADYGKTYQAYLKNPFMDWLDVEMFRDQKVVSEIVQKAHQKKVLVVMSNHDFQKTPSQDEIEKRLLKQDQMGADILKIAVMPKSKQDVFTLMNATLKVSQQTTKPLLTMSMGQLGTISRVATANMGGSYSFGMIGEASAPGQIDVTKLKQILKIVQPTNP
- the ftsB gene encoding cell division protein FtsB, whose amino-acid sequence is MLEVFRSTSSKLILLLVIVLVAILQYQFWLGEGGYIPHQALMQQIQQQAEVNEELKERNRILAAEVFDLKNGTEAIEEHARLDLGLVKPHETFVQMSTISTHYKPIYIDPNAKVDLETNETPASPDIPD
- the ispD gene encoding 2-C-methyl-D-erythritol 4-phosphate cytidylyltransferase, coding for MRHLHPQISQTKLWAVIPAAGSGSRFSKTELKQYQYIQNRTVLEHTIGRISQLPLNGYVLAIGTQDTFAQTLAFQNIDKAHFCIGGAERVHSVLNALNHLLNFADENDWVLVHDAARPCVTIDCLNALVAKVIESNESAILAIPVRDTLKQVKSGNQIDKTVSRDLLWQAQTPQITKIGKLKKAIEYALENDVTITDEASALEYMGETVQVVMGRSDNIKITYPDDLELARLILQSQS
- a CDS encoding MFS transporter; amino-acid sequence: MASQDYAAPNKSIDAQALINDAPLSKYQWMIAIICFLIIFTDGIDTAAMGFIAPALAQDWGVDRSQLGPVMSAALGGMIIGALVSGPTADRFGRKIVLAVSMLIFGGFTLASAYATNLDSLVVLRFLTGIGLGAAMPNATTLFSEYCPTRIRSLLVTCMFCGYNLGMATGGFISSWLIPTYGWHSLFLLGGWSPLILMVLVIFVLPESYRFLIVKGKNPEKVRKILNHIAPTQVQNATAFHVPEEKTETAQKKNVFGIMFSKPYAKGTLLLWLTYFMGLVVVYLLTSWLPTLMRETGASMERAAFIGGLFQFGGVVSALFIGWAMDKFNPNRVIAIFYFAAGLFAIAVGQSLGNSTLLAVLVLCAGIAINGAQSSMPALSARFYPTQCRATGVSWMTGIGRFGAVFGAWIGAVLLGNDWSFTAILSLLLIPATAAAVAVFVKSLVAHTDAT